One region of Sulfuricurvum sp. genomic DNA includes:
- a CDS encoding TonB-dependent receptor — translation MKKYIMLSFLSATYLMADGVTLDPIIISATQTETTLQDAPGSVSVLSKEAIDMLPANHLKEVVKSLEGVTAIEHRGLSDINPTVVLRGIPDQSRTMILLDGIPMNTSYTSSASTPYIILPEDLEQIEVIRGPFSSLYGSSAMGGVINYITRMPDIPEYKASIGYGDAFSDGEAQANVTKIYVSAADKISDHLKFKISYGVLSSDGYRSDFVTVSQPKAGYSGFIQEISAPIPSTAQWIVGNAGNRGVNKYDLSTKLLYTPTTKDTLSASYRQSHYHIDYSDPESYITQNSSENTVFSYPGSSSSGLKESKFLQGQNDLTSDLYTIDYHHNFSDSTFDIRYSLLSVRDWYSSAGTTATQNGGSGTITPREAQNTMLHATWQKAMGNSLLLLGGEFKRNTSVSDTDTLLDWRDEDSKTLMTSSSGGKELIIAGFAEIQSDITDTLSTNIGGRFESWSGYDGYVSDANASNMTLNQTYPTKHTDNFSPKVSLNYQARENTTLKTSWGKAFRAPDPVNLYRTYEIAAINRVYMANPDLTPERSESYDFGAEQKTPLNGLFKAYWFHTIIENMISTKPPVLIGGKSYYERINVGKARSQGYELAYTQPLKYDFALNTNYTKTYTKILEDSIEPALIGKRFAGIPENMANVSLSYDNQQFYALLNYNYQSKIYNNSDNSDTVSNVYGSIDSVGIFNSKIGYRINKNIDLNLAITNILNIEYYSYEKAESRAWFAQINLKL, via the coding sequence ATGAAAAAATATATCATGCTTTCATTTCTTTCCGCCACTTATCTCATGGCTGATGGAGTCACTCTAGATCCTATTATCATTTCGGCAACCCAGACCGAAACTACTCTTCAAGATGCTCCGGGAAGCGTAAGTGTCCTATCAAAAGAAGCGATTGATATGTTGCCTGCAAACCATCTCAAAGAGGTTGTCAAAAGCTTAGAAGGGGTTACGGCAATAGAACACAGAGGGTTGTCGGATATCAACCCTACTGTAGTGCTTCGCGGGATTCCGGATCAATCACGTACTATGATATTGTTAGATGGTATACCTATGAATACCAGCTACACGAGCAGTGCATCTACACCCTATATTATCCTACCTGAAGATTTGGAACAGATAGAAGTGATTCGAGGCCCGTTTTCAAGCCTTTATGGTAGCAGTGCAATGGGTGGAGTTATCAATTATATTACCCGAATGCCAGATATTCCTGAATACAAAGCCAGCATCGGATACGGAGATGCGTTCAGCGATGGAGAAGCTCAAGCCAATGTAACCAAGATTTACGTATCGGCTGCCGATAAAATTTCTGATCATTTAAAATTTAAAATCAGTTATGGAGTTCTGAGTTCTGATGGATACCGATCCGATTTTGTGACAGTATCCCAACCAAAAGCAGGCTACAGCGGGTTTATCCAAGAAATATCTGCGCCAATACCAAGTACGGCACAATGGATTGTCGGAAATGCCGGCAATCGCGGTGTTAACAAATACGATTTATCCACCAAACTGCTCTATACACCGACTACGAAAGACACACTAAGTGCATCTTATCGGCAGTCACATTATCATATCGATTATTCTGATCCCGAATCCTATATTACACAGAATTCATCTGAGAATACAGTTTTTTCGTATCCGGGTTCCTCATCTTCAGGGCTAAAAGAAAGTAAATTTCTACAAGGCCAAAACGATTTAACCAGTGATCTTTACACTATCGATTACCACCATAATTTTTCTGACTCCACTTTTGATATCCGCTATTCACTGTTGTCCGTACGAGATTGGTATTCCTCTGCAGGCACAACGGCAACACAAAACGGAGGTAGCGGTACCATAACCCCAAGAGAAGCACAAAATACTATGCTCCACGCAACGTGGCAAAAAGCTATGGGGAATTCATTACTGCTTTTAGGGGGAGAATTCAAACGTAACACGTCAGTTTCAGACACCGATACGCTATTAGATTGGAGAGATGAAGACTCAAAAACACTCATGACGTCGAGTTCCGGTGGAAAAGAACTTATTATTGCAGGTTTTGCTGAAATTCAAAGTGATATTACCGATACACTTTCGACTAATATTGGTGGACGATTCGAGTCATGGAGCGGATATGATGGGTATGTTTCCGATGCGAATGCTTCCAATATGACGCTCAATCAAACTTACCCTACCAAACATACGGATAACTTTTCTCCAAAAGTATCCCTTAATTATCAAGCAAGAGAGAATACGACTCTCAAAACATCATGGGGGAAAGCATTTCGAGCACCCGATCCGGTCAATCTATATCGGACATACGAGATCGCCGCTATCAATCGTGTCTATATGGCAAATCCTGATCTAACTCCTGAACGAAGCGAATCTTATGATTTTGGAGCAGAGCAAAAAACACCACTAAACGGCCTTTTTAAAGCCTATTGGTTTCATACGATTATTGAAAACATGATCTCGACAAAACCGCCTGTTCTTATCGGCGGGAAAAGTTATTATGAACGGATTAACGTCGGTAAAGCCAGAAGCCAAGGCTATGAGCTTGCCTATACCCAACCGCTAAAATACGATTTTGCTCTCAATACCAACTATACCAAAACCTATACCAAAATTTTAGAAGATTCCATCGAACCTGCTTTAATCGGTAAACGTTTTGCCGGTATACCTGAGAATATGGCCAATGTCTCTCTCAGTTATGATAACCAGCAATTTTATGCTTTGCTCAATTACAACTATCAATCCAAAATCTACAATAATTCCGATAACAGCGATACAGTCTCCAATGTATATGGTTCTATCGACAGTGTCGGAATCTTTAATAGTAAAATCGGATACAGGATTAATAAAAATATTGATCTTAATCTTGCGATCACAAACATTCTGAATATAGAATATTACAGTTATGAAAAAGCAGAAAGTCGGGCATGGTTTGCTCAAATTAATTTGAAACTTTAA
- a CDS encoding ABC transporter permease, translating to MINLAQRDISHSLGKFITTALGVGMLIGVMLIMLGVYRGMVHDAMIIPNDLKGDLWVVQKDTLGPFAESSRLHEDLKYALSGFTGVEKVYPLTFQSLQIIQNKKPIRVYALGYESLSGFTPFRLVEGRAISIAHQEIIVDSKTGFKLGDSISLGRNTYRVVGLTKKAVSSGGDPMIYLDLSEAQELQFLFSNEQIRNDRFRGGESSATAMVNTFVLKVKKGFDPIAVAQEIKRWKHQEVYTQEEQAAILTTNLIERSAKQIGMFTVILLIVSSVIISLIIYTMTMGKIKEIAILKLIGAPNSVITKMIGQQSLLLGGIAFIGGNIFAHASADIFPKTIVLFYSDAAKLFVIVIIISILASLSGIRSALHVDPASAIGG from the coding sequence ATGATCAATCTGGCACAGCGTGATATTTCCCATTCTCTGGGAAAATTCATTACGACCGCATTAGGTGTAGGGATGCTGATCGGGGTTATGCTGATTATGCTCGGAGTCTATCGCGGAATGGTGCATGACGCGATGATCATCCCCAATGATCTGAAGGGCGATTTGTGGGTTGTCCAAAAAGATACATTGGGACCATTTGCTGAAAGCTCCCGTCTGCATGAAGATCTTAAATACGCGTTGAGCGGATTTACAGGAGTTGAAAAGGTTTATCCACTCACATTTCAGAGTCTTCAGATCATTCAAAATAAAAAGCCGATACGGGTATATGCACTGGGGTATGAATCATTAAGCGGTTTTACCCCTTTTCGTCTTGTCGAGGGGAGAGCAATATCGATTGCCCATCAGGAAATCATTGTTGATAGTAAAACCGGATTTAAACTCGGTGATTCCATCTCTTTGGGGCGCAATACCTATAGGGTTGTCGGTCTTACCAAAAAAGCGGTCTCCTCAGGAGGGGATCCGATGATTTATCTGGATCTCTCCGAAGCGCAGGAACTGCAGTTTCTGTTTAGCAATGAACAAATCCGCAATGACCGTTTTCGCGGTGGAGAATCATCCGCGACCGCTATGGTCAACACCTTTGTCTTAAAGGTTAAAAAGGGATTTGACCCTATAGCGGTTGCGCAAGAAATAAAGCGGTGGAAACATCAGGAAGTCTATACCCAAGAAGAACAGGCCGCGATTCTTACGACGAATTTGATTGAACGTTCTGCGAAGCAGATAGGGATGTTTACCGTTATTTTGCTCATCGTTTCCTCGGTTATTATCTCACTTATCATTTATACGATGACCATGGGGAAAATAAAAGAGATCGCTATTTTGAAACTGATCGGCGCCCCCAACAGTGTCATTACTAAAATGATTGGACAGCAATCGCTGCTTCTGGGGGGGATCGCTTTTATCGGCGGGAATATTTTTGCCCATGCGAGTGCCGATATCTTTCCGAAGACGATTGTCCTTTTCTATTCGGATGCGGCCAAACTTTTTGTTATAGTTATCATCATCAGTATACTGGCTTCTCTTTCAGGAATACGTTCGGCACTGCATGTTGATCCAGCCAGTGCGATCGGGGGATAA
- the nrdD gene encoding anaerobic ribonucleoside-triphosphate reductase: MKIETILYTHLSKRTKCVIYTRVMGYHRPVESFNIGKKQEHKDRIHFCEDKKVS; encoded by the coding sequence ATGAAAATAGAAACCATCTTATATACACATTTGTCTAAACGGACTAAATGTGTTATTTACACCCGTGTGATGGGCTACCACCGTCCAGTCGAAAGCTTCAACATCGGCAAAAAACAAGAGCACAAAGATCGAATCCATTTTTGTGAAGACAAAAAAGTTTCTTAA
- a CDS encoding c-type cytochrome has translation MKKVFIAVSVLFGLWSTSMADEGADLFKKCAVCHGAQGEKSALGKSKIIKDMTKDQITAALKGYKDGSYGAASKAVMKGQVASLNDAQITALAAHIGK, from the coding sequence ATGAAAAAAGTGTTCATCGCAGTAAGTGTGCTATTCGGCCTATGGAGTACTTCTATGGCGGACGAAGGTGCAGATCTATTCAAAAAATGTGCAGTCTGCCATGGAGCACAAGGCGAAAAATCAGCCTTGGGTAAAAGTAAAATCATTAAAGACATGACTAAAGATCAAATTACGGCTGCCCTTAAAGGATACAAAGACGGAAGTTACGGTGCTGCATCAAAAGCGGTTATGAAAGGCCAAGTTGCCTCTTTGAATGATGCTCAAATCACTGCATTGGCAGCTCATATCGGCAAATAA
- a CDS encoding Crp/Fnr family transcriptional regulator: MVEELKNIFLFSHLNEDDLARLASIGKFREYQSGQTLFYEGSSSEKLYILIKGIIKAYKTDMKENEIVLHYFYPVSLVAEMANLYHIPFPATAEFQTDGYVFEIDYPLFERDFLKNPTISFELIKSLTQKLKYLENIITTRLALDATSRVAKFLYENGDISDSTRRHKIATILGLTPETLSRSFKKIKILGLISDEGKNFTILNREGLKELFT; the protein is encoded by the coding sequence ATGGTGGAAGAATTAAAAAATATCTTTCTTTTTTCTCATCTCAATGAAGATGATTTAGCTCGGTTGGCATCGATTGGAAAATTTCGAGAATATCAAAGTGGTCAAACTCTATTTTATGAAGGTTCTTCCTCAGAAAAACTCTATATTTTAATTAAAGGTATCATCAAAGCCTACAAAACCGATATGAAAGAAAATGAAATTGTTCTTCACTATTTTTATCCTGTCTCCCTGGTTGCAGAAATGGCAAATCTCTACCACATACCGTTTCCTGCAACCGCCGAGTTTCAAACAGATGGATATGTATTTGAAATAGATTACCCCCTTTTTGAACGTGATTTTTTGAAGAATCCTACGATATCTTTTGAATTGATAAAATCCCTGACACAAAAACTAAAATACCTCGAAAATATTATTACAACGCGACTGGCTCTGGATGCAACGTCCCGTGTAGCGAAATTCCTATATGAAAATGGGGATATTTCTGATTCGACCAGACGACATAAAATTGCAACGATTCTGGGACTTACTCCTGAAACGCTTTCACGCTCTTTTAAAAAAATCAAAATTCTCGGGCTTATCAGCGATGAAGGAAAAAACTTCACCATATTAAATCGGGAGGGATTAAAAGAGCTCTTTACTTAA
- a CDS encoding cytochrome D1 domain-containing protein, with product MKKVLGITLAGAIFATLPLMAGDSKMDVAQMFEKECQGCHGPNHEGGVGSSLDPKAIGKKGDYFLRDTILSGRAGTAMPSFKSKFTSDDADKMVQYLLKYEAKQLTKLTLEDVAATYQVLEDREELYKKYPKPTDVKSVQDIVVFTERDASKVGFIDGTTNKVLSKHSSGFATHVTVVNKRIPRYVYNISRDGWVNMFDLNAPGQPMIAKIRVGSDSRGLACTPDGRYLMAGNYVPGGAVLLDAMTLKPLKVYATDKVEDMDGKIGSSRVASIADTPYGPYIAFALKDAGHVYIVDYSKPDFPIVGDIPKIGRILHDAFLNEGEEVGRYYMIASQGSDVMGIVDFKTKTLTDKVYTGPGSKPHPGQGSSWYNEKLGKQLHATVNMNVGDVTIWDNQWHVLKHTKTAGGGLFIGTNEHTPFLWADNVIGGEDNYNRVDLVNKETLMTGRIIQATKEGMVQLIDPSNLKVIKEWNIGAVKNEKGELITPRLLHGEPSAHGEHMYISDWTCGRILVFNAKTGEYVTQITGLTTPTFTYSIEHRMDLPGA from the coding sequence ATGAAAAAAGTTCTTGGTATAACCCTTGCGGGCGCTATTTTTGCGACCCTTCCGCTCATGGCGGGAGATTCAAAAATGGATGTTGCCCAAATGTTTGAAAAAGAGTGCCAAGGTTGTCATGGGCCTAATCATGAAGGCGGTGTAGGAAGTTCACTTGATCCCAAAGCAATTGGAAAAAAAGGGGATTATTTCCTCAGGGATACGATACTAAGCGGTAGAGCCGGTACTGCAATGCCTTCGTTCAAAAGTAAATTTACTAGTGATGATGCCGATAAAATGGTCCAATATCTATTAAAATATGAAGCAAAACAGTTAACCAAACTTACCCTTGAAGATGTTGCTGCGACCTATCAAGTCCTCGAAGACCGTGAAGAATTATATAAAAAATACCCAAAACCGACCGATGTGAAAAGCGTTCAAGACATAGTGGTATTTACCGAACGCGATGCATCTAAAGTTGGCTTTATTGATGGTACAACCAATAAAGTCCTCTCAAAACACAGTTCCGGTTTTGCAACCCACGTTACTGTCGTCAATAAACGTATTCCTCGTTATGTCTACAATATCAGCCGTGACGGATGGGTCAACATGTTTGATCTCAATGCACCGGGGCAGCCGATGATCGCTAAAATACGGGTAGGAAGTGATAGCCGCGGACTCGCGTGTACTCCAGATGGACGTTATTTGATGGCAGGAAACTATGTTCCAGGCGGTGCTGTACTTTTGGATGCTATGACCCTTAAACCGCTAAAAGTCTATGCAACCGATAAAGTAGAAGATATGGATGGAAAAATCGGATCTTCTCGTGTTGCATCGATTGCCGATACTCCGTACGGTCCTTATATTGCGTTTGCTCTTAAAGATGCAGGACATGTTTATATTGTCGACTACAGTAAACCGGACTTTCCTATTGTCGGCGACATTCCAAAAATCGGCAGAATATTGCATGATGCCTTTTTGAACGAAGGTGAAGAGGTAGGACGCTACTATATGATTGCTTCACAAGGGAGCGATGTTATGGGAATTGTCGATTTCAAAACCAAAACATTGACAGATAAAGTCTACACTGGACCAGGAAGTAAACCGCATCCGGGACAAGGTTCAAGTTGGTATAACGAAAAACTCGGCAAACAGCTCCACGCAACGGTCAACATGAACGTAGGAGATGTCACCATTTGGGATAATCAATGGCATGTATTGAAACATACCAAAACAGCGGGCGGTGGACTTTTTATCGGAACCAACGAACATACGCCATTTTTATGGGCGGATAATGTGATCGGCGGTGAAGACAATTACAACCGAGTAGATCTCGTTAACAAAGAAACATTGATGACTGGACGTATTATTCAAGCTACCAAAGAGGGGATGGTTCAACTCATCGATCCAAGTAATCTCAAAGTAATTAAAGAGTGGAACATTGGCGCTGTGAAAAATGAGAAAGGCGAACTTATCACTCCTCGATTACTCCATGGAGAACCTTCAGCACATGGAGAACACATGTACATTTCCGATTGGACCTGCGGCAGAATATTGGTGTTTAACGCTAAAACTGGAGAATACGTTACCCAGATTACCGGATTGACAACACCAACCTTTACCTATTCCATTGAGCACCGTATGGATCTTCCGGGTGCATAA
- a CDS encoding ABC transporter ATP-binding protein encodes MKRSIIRLEEIHKTYGSGESAVTAIKEANFEVYSGETVALLGPSGSGKTTLITMIGCITEPTGGKLFLDNELIYDQKWQVKDTRRIRRENIGFIFQSHNLIPFLNVLENVTLVPQMNKISKNKADTHAKELLDYLGVGDKLEKMPSQLSGGQSQRVAIARSLANNPKIILADEPTAALDSERALSVMQLLKKLSIEQDVAIIVVTHDERMLPLFDRILRVEDGRVYEETKER; translated from the coding sequence ATGAAACGCTCTATTATACGATTGGAAGAGATTCATAAAACCTACGGAAGCGGAGAGAGTGCCGTCACAGCGATCAAAGAGGCCAATTTTGAAGTTTATTCGGGTGAAACGGTCGCATTGCTCGGTCCCAGCGGCTCCGGGAAAACTACACTGATTACGATGATCGGATGCATTACGGAACCCACCGGCGGGAAGCTGTTTTTGGATAATGAGCTGATATATGATCAAAAATGGCAGGTCAAGGATACTCGACGGATACGTCGTGAAAATATCGGCTTTATTTTTCAATCGCACAATCTGATACCGTTTCTAAATGTTTTGGAAAATGTGACATTGGTTCCGCAAATGAATAAAATTTCCAAAAACAAGGCCGATACGCACGCAAAAGAACTCTTGGATTATTTAGGAGTAGGGGATAAACTAGAGAAAATGCCCTCTCAGCTCTCGGGGGGACAGAGCCAGCGTGTGGCGATCGCCCGTTCGTTGGCGAATAACCCCAAAATAATTTTAGCGGACGAGCCCACTGCAGCCTTGGACTCCGAACGGGCGTTGTCGGTTATGCAGCTACTGAAAAAACTCTCTATCGAGCAGGATGTCGCGATTATTGTCGTTACCCATGATGAACGGATGCTGCCGTTGTTTGACCGGATTTTACGTGTTGAAGACGGACGGGTTTATGAAGAGACAAAAGAGAGATGA
- a CDS encoding HPP family protein has translation MNKNSIHHVRKNLLERFTESVIPGIGAFFGLSFIGLIAQSVHQMLIIAPFGATAVLLFSAPESQFSKPWNVFMSYIISAIIGFLILRYSNGQWLAIGGGFGIVIMLMHLFKAIHPPAGANFLIVTQGHISFYLLWPLFIGLITLVIIGIGLHKIRKKITLR, from the coding sequence TTGAATAAAAATTCTATACATCATGTCAGAAAAAATCTACTAGAGCGTTTCACAGAGAGTGTAATTCCTGGAATAGGAGCCTTTTTTGGGCTCTCTTTTATCGGTTTAATTGCGCAATCGGTTCATCAGATGCTCATTATCGCCCCATTTGGGGCGACGGCTGTTCTCCTATTTAGTGCACCTGAGAGTCAGTTTTCAAAACCGTGGAATGTATTTATGAGCTATATAATCTCAGCGATCATCGGTTTTTTAATTTTGCGTTACAGTAACGGTCAATGGCTGGCAATCGGCGGAGGATTTGGGATTGTTATTATGCTGATGCATCTCTTCAAAGCAATCCATCCACCCGCCGGAGCCAATTTCTTGATCGTTACGCAGGGACATATTTCCTTTTATTTATTGTGGCCGCTTTTTATAGGTCTAATAACGTTGGTTATTATCGGAATTGGCTTGCACAAAATACGAAAAAAAATTACACTCCGCTAA
- a CDS encoding efflux RND transporter periplasmic adaptor subunit has product MMFANIKPVLIGIGAAVILGGLGYNKVYLPKVTYDSVFPKEGNLTENVNGVGTLEAKEVILLAPKSTSKIGALYADEGDRVKKGAVLARMELSDLAGSKIESAALIDKSRAQMGSQKALIDDLTAKKELSDATLKRYRTLIKGGFVTQAELDGAEAQARSANALLASAQENLAQSVHEVQRAEGSLSALNAKINDLSLSSPIDGIVVSREAEVGSTVGAGMAVLRIANPKTVWIKAYIDERQSGLLRVGQKGFVTLRSTHERKWPAVVSRIGVESDRITEERVVYLTLQETPEPLYLAEQAEVEILIAHYTNALILPADAVVYNEDKAGVWMSDNGKAVFHPVQVLGHNSDGDVAISGLEKGDRVIVTGNRPLKTGDKVRL; this is encoded by the coding sequence ATGATGTTTGCAAACATTAAGCCGGTACTGATTGGTATCGGTGCTGCGGTTATCCTCGGAGGCTTGGGTTATAACAAGGTATATCTTCCTAAAGTGACGTATGACTCGGTGTTCCCGAAAGAGGGGAATCTGACCGAAAATGTCAACGGAGTCGGAACACTGGAAGCCAAAGAGGTTATTCTTCTCGCTCCCAAAAGTACCTCAAAAATTGGGGCACTCTATGCTGATGAGGGGGATCGTGTCAAGAAGGGGGCTGTATTGGCTCGAATGGAGCTCTCCGATTTGGCTGGAAGTAAAATCGAAAGTGCGGCCCTTATCGATAAAAGCCGCGCGCAAATGGGTTCTCAAAAGGCCCTTATCGATGATTTAACGGCCAAAAAAGAGTTGAGCGATGCAACTTTGAAGCGTTATCGCACTCTAATAAAGGGAGGCTTTGTGACGCAGGCTGAGCTCGATGGTGCTGAGGCGCAAGCCCGTAGTGCCAATGCTCTCTTAGCGAGTGCACAGGAGAATTTGGCGCAGTCGGTGCATGAGGTACAAAGGGCAGAGGGATCGTTAAGTGCACTCAATGCTAAAATCAATGATCTCTCCCTCTCTTCCCCAATCGACGGGATTGTGGTTTCTCGCGAAGCGGAAGTCGGAAGTACGGTGGGTGCAGGGATGGCGGTACTACGAATCGCAAATCCTAAGACAGTGTGGATAAAAGCGTATATTGATGAGCGCCAAAGCGGGTTACTGCGGGTAGGGCAAAAGGGCTTTGTTACCCTTCGTTCGACCCATGAGCGCAAATGGCCGGCGGTTGTAAGCCGAATAGGTGTCGAGAGCGATCGAATAACGGAAGAGCGTGTTGTTTATCTCACACTGCAGGAGACGCCTGAACCGTTATATCTTGCCGAACAAGCCGAAGTGGAGATACTTATCGCCCATTATACTAATGCTCTGATTCTCCCCGCCGATGCCGTCGTTTACAATGAGGATAAAGCGGGCGTTTGGATGTCGGATAACGGCAAAGCGGTTTTCCATCCGGTACAGGTTCTCGGACATAACAGTGATGGCGATGTGGCCATTTCCGGACTGGAGAAAGGGGACCGTGTCATTGTGACCGGAAACCGTCCCCTGAAAACAGGAGACAAGGTTCGTCTATGA
- a CDS encoding NnrS family protein, translating into MSTFRATPLPPKQNYFLSQPHQPFFVFGLLWAIVSMVLFVLSHKGIITLSISENQFHLYSLAFLVFAQFFHGFLFTTFPRFCSTMAIPKEAYIRIIWLYQIGAVLFFAGSLLSAWLALFAMVTVLFTHSMAVFALYWIYKIGQSPAKQDPFWILVAHGITLITHLLWIIAFGISLVWNFQNWFALIPPIIVNFFFVFLTFSVAQRMIPFFSHSHESKTKYFVEAVFGAFIVKTLFALIAFTAGEAIVGILLSLYLLREFLQWKLHPFNSPAIIWILHLALFWLPVGLLIGSLIQIIEMVYNMSFLFAEIHLLALGFLTTILIGFGTRVTLGHSGQSPEADKVSIVLFWWTQVVILARFALSVDTAFGGSHPWLFDAAACGWILLFIVWGGRYGKTLIFGKK; encoded by the coding sequence ATGTCTACTTTTAGGGCGACTCCATTGCCACCAAAACAAAACTATTTTCTATCCCAGCCGCATCAGCCATTTTTTGTTTTCGGTCTATTATGGGCCATTGTATCAATGGTGCTTTTTGTACTTTCTCATAAAGGGATCATTACTCTCAGCATCAGTGAAAATCAGTTCCATCTCTATTCTCTCGCATTCCTGGTCTTCGCTCAGTTTTTTCACGGCTTTTTATTTACGACTTTTCCCCGCTTTTGTTCCACGATGGCAATCCCGAAAGAGGCCTATATTCGTATCATTTGGCTTTATCAAATAGGGGCAGTGCTCTTTTTTGCAGGCTCACTTCTTTCGGCATGGTTGGCTTTATTTGCGATGGTTACTGTCTTGTTCACTCATTCTATGGCAGTTTTTGCACTCTATTGGATATACAAAATCGGTCAATCTCCCGCCAAACAAGACCCTTTTTGGATATTAGTAGCTCACGGTATTACGCTGATAACGCATCTTTTGTGGATCATTGCATTCGGTATCAGTTTGGTTTGGAATTTTCAAAACTGGTTTGCGCTGATTCCTCCCATCATTGTTAATTTTTTCTTTGTCTTCCTCACTTTTTCCGTCGCTCAGCGGATGATCCCCTTTTTCAGCCATTCACATGAATCTAAAACTAAATATTTTGTCGAGGCGGTATTCGGTGCATTCATTGTAAAAACACTCTTTGCCCTTATTGCCTTCACCGCAGGAGAAGCAATTGTCGGTATTCTCCTGTCCCTCTACCTGCTTCGAGAGTTTTTACAATGGAAACTCCATCCGTTTAATTCACCTGCGATTATTTGGATCCTTCATCTCGCCCTATTCTGGCTTCCGGTCGGACTTTTGATCGGGTCTTTAATCCAAATTATCGAAATGGTTTACAATATGAGTTTCTTATTTGCTGAGATCCATCTGCTGGCATTAGGTTTTTTAACCACCATACTGATCGGGTTTGGTACACGCGTCACGCTCGGACACTCCGGACAATCTCCGGAAGCGGACAAAGTGTCCATAGTGTTGTTTTGGTGGACTCAAGTTGTTATCCTCGCACGCTTTGCACTCTCTGTAGACACTGCATTCGGAGGTTCACATCCTTGGCTATTTGATGCGGCAGCATGCGGATGGATTCTTTTATTTATTGTCTGGGGCGGACGATACGGAAAAACTCTTATTTTTGGTAAGAAATAA